In Plasmodium chabaudi chabaudi strain AS genome assembly, chromosome: 9, the sequence AAAGGCTTTTATTTTGACTTAAATGCGCATAGTTTCCATCCTCacttattttaataaaatagccTTCGATCTctatttttgaattatgTACAAgcgtataaaaaatttgctTTGCACTATCACGGAGCCTTTCCTTTTCGGGTTCGTTTTCGTATTTTATTAGGTCTTGTTCAAATTTCGTATCgaatttatcatatataaaattttttaaatcattagataatatatttaaattgtcaTCATAATTGTTTTcaaaatcatatttatgcatgtttcgtgaaaataaatgtttaatattcgcctttatataatttataaaataaattgtgcctatttttaatacttcAATTCTATTTTTAGAAATAGTTCTGTTCAAATATGGAGAAGAGTTATCTATGTATATATCAAAGTCTGTAATAACCCAATGATATTTGCCACCttcatatgcatattttatatcttcCGGTTGTTCAcgtataaatttattaattccatctaaaaattgaataaagctttcatcaaattttgataatgtTACAAATGGACCAGCTAGCGAAATATATCCAATTGATTGTGATCTGCTATTATTTGCATCTTGAAAAGTTGCAGCTCTaacatttgaaaaaattgctagtatgaaaaatgataatataatattcatcattttcataaataataaaatatgcaatcTTAAAATAcgaatttaatatatatacctatCTAAAGgttgtattaaaaaaattggtaatattatttacaattattttattttattttataatattaaaaaaagtattaatacatttattttttaagaaaaatgtatttgaatttatataagcatacttcattttgaataataaaataaaaatataattagaatattttctcctactttaatattaataaaaattgattatttaatttggcAACTTCGTAGTCGTATTATTAATACACagatgaaaaaatgaaccTGCATGCAAagttaacattttttttacaataattTGGTAGAACATAactaaatatgtattatatgatatcagaatgaaaaataaatttttattttttataaattaattgtaAAACAACATCAAAAGGGAATTATGCCCAATAATCCACATGTTATATAcctattatcatttaacggctatatattaatataatataaataattatgtcacatttatatccatttatgcattattttatttatttttttatttacatattattatactgCTCTAAAACTGATTCAGACATGTGAAAatcaaacaaaaaattataattcaaaaattttGGTAATATGAAGTATTATAGTTATGAAAATCACTCtacctattttttttaaagaaaattagaaatgcataaaattatgcttattatatttttacattttttttaatatataatactattcaagataataatatatattatatttttcgcTGTATATTGTGAATATAAAGTAAAAACCTTTTGAAAGCACAAAgttctaaaaataaaaataagtatatatgttaTGTACAACCATATATACTAGATTTGCAccattataatatatgtcttatttatataaagatttattcgaatttaaaaatgtttctaaaaaaaaaatataaaacaaatattaattaaaaattttattatcagtAAAGTTCCTCTGTATTTTGGAAATACTTagtgttaaaaaataaattgaaaatattttaaacttaggtaaatattaatatatttgtgaaTAAATCTACAGTTTTCTTAGAGGTTTAGAAATTAATTGAACCGTTTCAGGTTTAGGAAATGGAAAGTCATGAGTAACATTTGCATtctgtttatttatatctatattgaaataaagacttttttttgtcttaaatgcatataatcTTTACCAtttcttattttaatacaataactttgaatttttatatttgaattttctACAAGCACTTTAAAAAGTTTCTTTGGCCTCTTATTGAGTTATCATTTTCTGGgctattttcatatttcaTTAAGCCGTTTTAAAATTCTTGTTCAAATTGATTACACATGGCAGCTTTTAAATCATTAGCGAATTCCTTTAAATCGGCATCAAAACTATATTCAAATCATATTTATCCAATTATCGTGTgtctaaatatttaatatcatCCTTTATATAagatattaaatatgttgtGTCTGTATGCAATTCTCTAATTCTATTTTTAGAAAtagttttttaaaatatcgaTGATCATTATCTAtgaatatatcaaaatctgttataataaatgataattgtTGCCTTCAAATCCataacttatatttttcgattgttcacataaaatatcattaaTTGCATctaaatatggaaaatacTTTTCTTTATGATTTGTGAATGTTACAGTTGCTTGAGATACTGAATCATATTCAATCGTTTTGGgacttttattatttgcatcTTGAAAAGTTGCAGCCCTAACATTTGCAGAAATCACCAACATGAAATATGATACTATaatattcatcattttcataaataagCATTTCTAAAAGCACTaagtttaatatatatacctatCTAaagatttatattaaaataattaatagtaattatttacaattatcgtattttataatattgaaaaaaaagtcttaatgcatttattttttttacgaaaaatgtattagaatatatataaacatgcTTCCATTtgcataataaaataaacatataattagaataattttttctattttaatattaataaaaatcaatTATCTTATTTAGAAACTTCgtagttttattattagacATTGCTAACAGATGTATAAACATattctaaaaatatttgtaggtattattaatacataGATAAATACAGTATATATGGAATAATATCGttttttacattaattTGGTTGAACCTAGCTAAACATGTATTATATGACACCATCAtgaaaaattcatttttatttttcataagtAAATTGGAAAACAGCATCAAAAGGGGAATACACACAATAATCTACATGTTGTATAcctattatcatttaatgaccatatattaatataatataatataaataattatgttacATTGATGTGTATTtatgctttttttatttccctATTATTATGCTGCTCTAAAACTGATATAGACATGCTCATATTAACCAAAAAATTAGAACTCCcaaaatttgataatttgAAGTAATATAGCTATGGAAATTATTCTGCcgattttgttttaaagaaaattagaaattcataaaatgatgtttattatattgctgtatatatatattactatgTCAGACaataacatatattaacatgttttgtttatattgttaatacaaaataaaaacattttgaaACAAGCGCTTCCATACAccaaaaaaagtatttatTCTACGCTATGTACAccaaaaaaagtatttatTCTACGCTATGTACAccaaaaaaagtatttatTCTACGCTATGTACACCATATATACTAGGAATGCGTAGCTATAATTatctacatatttatataaacatttattcgaatttaaaaacgtttataaaaaaaaatataaaacaaataaatagtaaaactatatatgctatttaaggctttttaaaaaaatgattattaaatataagtgTTTAtaatcaattttttaaagcaaATACGGTAAGCTTGCACcgatttttcatttattcgtaaaaatatattttattaaaacattaaattttacttaaaaaaatattacaaattGGATAAGCATTAATAAGCTTGTGGCAATAAACTTATGATTTTCCTGAAATGCTATTAACTAATTTAACAACGCTAGGGATAggaatttttaattcatacTTAAAATTTGCATTCTTTTCACTTAGTCTAATATTGAAATAAAgacttttattttgttttaagtGCTCATAGTTTCCATCTTTAGTtactttaataaaatagccTTCAATCTCTATTTCTGAATTATGTACAAGCTCATAAAAAGTTTTCTTTGCACTATCACGGagctttttattttctggTTCATTCGTGTATTTGATTAAGCCTCCTTTAAAATTCTTGTCGAAGGGATCATATATCAAagtttttaaatcattagctaatacatttaaattttcatcataGTTGCTTTcaaaatcatatttatgcatgtattttgaaaataaatggtTAATGtttgcatttatatatgttataaaataacTTGAGCCTATTTGTAATTCTtcagttttatttttaggaATAGATTTACTTAAATATGGAGAAGAGTTATTTATGGTTATAACAAAGTTTGATATAACCCAATGGTAATTGGTACCTTCATATGCACATTTTATGTCTTCCGATTGTTTACCTAAAAATCCATTAATTTCATCTAAAATTTGATGATAGTTTGGACTATATTTTGTTACTGTTACTATTGGTTGGTTTACCGAAATAAGTCCAATCGATTTGGGGTTGCTACTACTTGCCCTTTGAAAACTTGCCGCCTTaacatttgaaaaaatcactaatatgaaaaatgataatataatattcatcattttcatatgcAATAAAATAAGGAATTCTAAAAATACCAAGtttaatatgtatacatattaacggtttatattaaaaaaagtaataataatcatttaaaattattttattttataatattaaaaaaaagtcttaatacatttatttttttttttaagaaaaatgaattaaaatttatataaccatatttcaatttgaataataaaataaccaTATAATTAGAATAATTTCTCctattttaatatcaataaaaaaatattactttTCTTTGAAACGccatcattttattattatatattgctaacatatgtataaatatattctatatatatttataggcattattaatatatgatgaaaaatgaGCCTGCATGCAAAgctatcatattttattcgttttttttttacgctaatttattaagcatagctaaatatgtattattataatatggtATCAGcgtgaaaaattaatttttatttttcataaattaattGTAAAACAACATTAAAAGGCAAATATGgtcaataatatatatgttataagcctattatcatataatgacaatatattaatataatataatataatataatataaatatatatcaatgtgggtatttatttatgtattttttattgtcctttttcatttcccTATGATTATTACGCTGCTATAAAACTGGTACAGACATGTGAAAatcaaacaaaaaattataatccAAAGAGTTGGGTAATTTAAAGTATTACAATATGTAAATCATTTTGTCGTTTTTGTCTTAAAGAAAATtgaaatgataaatttgtgtttattatattattatattttttatatataatactattcaatataataatatatattatatttttcgatgtatattatgaatataaaaagtaaaaaccTTTTGAAAGCAcaaagttttaaaaataaaaataagtatatatgttaTGTGCAACCATATATACTAAATTTGCAcagttataatatatgccatttttacataagcatttatatgaattttaaaaacgtttctataaaaaaatataaaacgaATTTTAACtaaagttttttttatatgtctATGCAA encodes:
- a CDS encoding fam-d protein, encoding MKMMNIILSFFILAIFSNVRAATFQDANNSRSQSIGYISLAGPFVTLSKFDESFIQFLDGINKFIREQPEDIKYAYEGGKYHWVITDFDIYIDNSSPYLNRTISKNRIEVLKIGTIYFINYIKANIKHLFSRNMHKYDFENNYDDNLNILSNDLKNFIYDKFDTKFEQDLIKYENEPEKERLRDSAKQIFYTLVHNSKIEIEGYFIKISEDGNYAHLSQNKSLYFRIIINEKNVNVTHDLKIPIPNVVKLVANISGKP
- a CDS encoding fam-d protein, which encodes MKMMNIILSFFILVIFSNVKAASFQRASSSNPKSIGLISVNQPIVTVTKYSPNYHQILDEINGFLGKQSEDIKCAYEGTNYHWVISNFVITINNSSPYLSKSIPKNKTEELQIGSSYFITYINANINHLFSKYMHKYDFESNYDENLNVLANDLKTLIYDPFDKNFKGGLIKYTNEPENKKLRDSAKKTFYELVHNSEIEIEGYFIKVTKDGNYEHLKQNKSLYFNIRLSEKNANFKYELKIPIPSVVKLVNSISGKS